Proteins encoded within one genomic window of Drosophila willistoni isolate 14030-0811.24 chromosome XL unlocalized genomic scaffold, UCI_dwil_1.1 Seg141, whole genome shotgun sequence:
- the LOC6641172 gene encoding uncharacterized protein LOC6641172 — MSSFQIWAILLPMVVTLILAKALPIEPESESSTPLEMERQRIDCKLTFDAMTMDSLVQPNSECTGLSTEAPQPEHEEKGKVESVTNKPESENDKNEPEIQTEREQRSLMSSMDSQPIYELQLVVWPTDDIEDGDDFNPPLTTTTTRRTPITTTTRNPRRPTIRTSTMKTPSTSFTSTVPPSPRPPAMDFEEENLDNFYDELPPTATISPPPPPPPAAADTSHPWPTESNIYVVEDYHVVHPNGTTVYKIVLSNGFVNYKKIYTKIGKDDEVINVQKGYYTIPIPGLKNQFRTHYYIADERGYNVYKIVQSYHQPERDNNLHYKAKN, encoded by the exons ATGTCATCATTCCAAATATGGGCCATACTGCTGCCAATGGTGGTGACACTAATTCTGGCCAAGGCGCTTCCCATTGAACCGGAGTCGGAATCGAGTACGCCACTTGAGATGGAGCGGCAACGCATTGACTGTAAATTGACTTTCGATGCAATGACAATGGACTCGTTAGTTCAACCGAACAGTGAATGCACTGGTCTATCCACTGAGGCACCCCAGCCGGAGCATGAGGAGAAGGGTAAAGTAGAATCTGTGACTAATAAGCCGGAGTCCGAGAACGACAAGAACGAGCCAGAGATACAAACAGAGCGAGAGCAACGTAGCTTGATGTCCTCCATGGACAGTCAGCCCATCTATGAATTGCAATTGGTTGTTTGGCCCACTGATGACATTGAGGATGGTGATGACTTTAATCCCCCATTGACCACTACTACCACCAGAAGGACACccatcaccaccaccaccagaaaCCCTAGAAGGCCAACCATCAGGACCTCCACAATGAAGACACCTTCAACATCGTTCACATCTACTGTGCCACCTTCTCCTCGTCCTCCAGCAATGGACTTTGAAGAGGAAAATCTTGATAATTTCTACGATGAGTTGCCGCCAACAGCAACCATCTCACCTCCTCCCCCACCACCGCCAGCAGCAGCTGACACATCACATCCCTGGCCCACAGAATCGAACATTTATGTTGTCGAAGATTATCATGTCGTCCATCCCAATGGCACTACAGTATACAA AATTGTTCTGAGCAATGGTTTTGTCAACTATAAGAAGATTTATACCAAAATCGGTAAAGATGATGAAGTTATCAATGTTCAGAAAGGTTACTATACCATACCCATACCAGGACTTAAGAATCAATTCCGTACCCATTACTATATAGCCGATGAAAGGGGCTATAATGTCTATAAGA ttGTGCAGAGTTATCATCAGCCCGAAAGGGACAACAATTTGCATTACAAAGCCaaaaactaa
- the LOC6641131 gene encoding uncharacterized protein LOC6641131, with protein MAEHRWMHYSHGSVPQNAVVAGHDSDGDTIYIGRAFFSNDMLPAKVIPNKGKAYVAYARQEHELENYEVLSGYNYEWLPAENGAVPPGAVKVGQNVDGEWLYAGRGYHAGSLTVGKVHPSHGCLYIPYDSDEVKIFAYEVLSQPERWVDTTASDVPPGALVAGHDSNGDAIYVGRVFRNGDLMPAKVVPAKGTAYVAYGQKEHELTDVAILVGGGYQWIPASHGNVHPDAVSSGTNVDGEKLFVGRANYCDSITVGKIHPSHGGIYIPFGGEEVKLEHYEVLVRV; from the exons ATGGCCG AACACAGATGGATGCATTATAGCCACGGGAGTGTGCCACAAAACGCTGTGGTTGCTGGACATGATTCAGACGGCGATACCATTTATATTGGACGAGCATTCTTTAGCAATGATATGCTCCCAGCCAAGGTGATTCCCAATAAGGGTAAGGCCTATGTGGCCTATGCCCGGCAGGAGCATGAACTGGAGAACTACGAAGTATTGAGTGGCTATAACTATGAGTGGCTGCCAGCGGAGAATGGAGCTGTGCCGCCTGGTGCCGTCAAAGTTGGCCAGAATGTGGATGGTGAATGGTTGTATGCTGGTCGTGGCTATCACGCTGGCAGCCTAACAGTCGGAAAAGTTCATCCCTCTCATGGTTGTCTCTATATACCATACGATTCCGATGAGGTGAAAATATTTGCCTATGAAGTCCTCTCCCAGCCCGAACGCTGGGTCGACACAACGGCCTCCGATGTGCCGCCCGGTGCTTTGGTCGCTGGCCATGACTCAAACGGCGATGCCATCTATGTGGGTCGTGTATTTCGCAATGGTGATCTAATGCCAGCTAAAGTTGTGCCCGCTAAGGGTACTGCCTACGTTGCCTACGGCCAAAAGGAACACGAACTGACCGATGTTGCCATCCTGGTGGGCGGTGGCTATCAATGGATACCTGCCTCGCATGGCAATGTTCATCCCGATGCCGTCTCTTCGGGCACCAATGTGGATGGCGAGAAGCTTTTCGTGGGTCGTGCCAATTATTGTGATAGCATCACAGTTGGCAAAATTCATCCATCCCATGGTGGCATCTACATTCCCTTCGGAGGAGAGGAGGTAAAGCTCGAGCACTACGAGGTCCTGGTGCGCGTTTAG
- the LOC6641170 gene encoding uncharacterized protein LOC6641170: MPSIRLNQCVLLGLMLLCLQCLNLPTTEARWTIRPRRTSTTTSTTPRTPPRRTTIKTDTDRRHQLIHHWPPLVAPSAPAPAPAPPPAPIQQPSTDNRLITLIDAYDYRHADGRFEYRYELSNGDTRYERAYWLPIGYERSVLARTGYYSIPLPNSQYSTIFYTADNRGFRVDKQTLTDKQPLLPRSLEVPVAIDPASSIRNQNETQSELKPDPEQHVDAFQVRIELPNEVPTGNKIETDSETEIETETETQPSTVAVTEAMDSFGNDDDDYDEDVDDSV, translated from the exons ATGCCGAGCATAAGACTAAATCAATGTGTGCTTCTGGGCCTGATGCTTCTTTGCCTCCAGTGCCTTAATTTGCCCACCACTGAGGCACGTTGGACCATTCGTCCACGTCGGACCAGCACAACGACCAGCACTACGCCAAGAACGCCACCTAGAAGGACTACAATTAAAACAGATACAGATCGTCGCCATCAACTCATCCATCATTGGCCACCATTGGTGGCACCATCAGCTCCAGcaccagctccagctccaccTCCAGCTCCCATTCAACAACCATCGACGGACAACAGATTGATTACGCTAATCGATGCATACGATTATCGGCATGCAGATGGACGCTTTGAATACAG ATATGAACTAAGCAATGGAGATACACGTTATGAACGGGCTTATTGGCTGCCCATTGGCTACGAACGCTCTGTGCTGGCCCGCACAGGTTACTACTCGATTCCCTTGCCCAATTCACAATACTCGACCATTTTCTACACGGCCGATAATCGAGGCTTCCGGGTGGATAAGC AAACATTAACCGATAAGCAACCGCTGTTGCCACGCAGCCTTGAAGTGCCCGTGGCCATAGATCCGGCGAGTTCCATACGCAACCAAAATGAGACCCAGTCAGAGCTAAAGCCGGATCCAGAGCAACATGTTGATGCATTTCAAGTTAGAATTGAG CTGCCAAACGAAGTTCCAACTGgaaacaaaattgaaacagACTCTGAAACAGAAATAgaaaccgaaaccgaaacTCAGCCATCAACTGTAGCCGTAACAGAAGCCATGGATAGCTTTGgcaatgatgatgacgattaCGATGAGGATGTTGATGATTCCGTCTAG
- the LOC6641132 gene encoding L-xylulose reductase, translating into MWDDLKDKVILVTGTGSGIGHALVQELAKAGATVIAVARNDAQLKELASYDPKHIQTLKLDLAHWDQVKETLAKVPQLDGLVNNAGVAIIKPFEELTEKDFDTHFNVNIKAVFNVTQALLPKLRNGSSIVNVSSIAASRSFAGHTAYSATKAALDSLTKSLALELGPRKIRVNSVNPTVVLTKMGRDNWSDPAKSGPLLAHIPLNRFCEVQEVVDAIGYLLSNKSTFVNGHHILLEGGYAVS; encoded by the exons ATGTGGGACGATCTCAAGGATAAGGTTATTTTGGTAACTGGAACAGGTTCCGGCATTGGTCATGCGCTTGTCCAGGAATTGGCCAAAGCGGGTGCCACAGTAATTGCCGTGGCCCGTAACGATGCCCAGCTCAAGGAACTGGCTTCATATGATCCCAAGCACATTCAAACCCTTAAACTAGATCTGGCCCATTGGGACCAGGTTAAAGAGACTTTGGCCAAGGTGCCACAATTGGATGGTTTGGTAAACAATGCCGGTGTGGCCATTATAAAGCCATTCGAAGAGCTTACCGAAAAGGATTTTGATAC TCACTTTAATGTCAACATTAAGGCCGTGTTCAATGTGACCCAAGCTCTGTTGCCCAAACTGCGTAATGGCTCCAGCATCGTGAATGTCTCCTCGATAGCGGCAAGTCGTTCATTTGCCGGCCATACCGCCTACAGTGCCACCAAAGCTGCCTTGGATTCGTTGACCAAATCATTGGCCCTGGAACTGGGTCCACGCAAGATTCGCGTCAATTCGGTTAATCCTACTGTGGTGCTCACCAAAATGGGTCGGGACAATTGGTCGGATCCCGCAAAAAGTGGTCCGCTTTTGGCACACATTCCACTGAATCGTTTCTGTGAGGTGCAGGAAGTTGTCGATGCCATTGGCTATTTGTTGAGCAACAAATCGACTTTTGTCAACGGACATCACATTCTTTTGGAGGGCGGCTATGCCGTTTCCTAA
- the LOC6641130 gene encoding uncharacterized protein LOC6641130, with the protein MKTYLSLILILMMGATTVLIGAETMPKVTTTAATTTEGPPTTSTESMERRDKRQLTNQVGNGGTGTTAGTTFPIFFDGLNVATPLQPLQPLQPLQPLPPLQTLQPVQPITVVTPVAATANTQNQQPPGFLPNFSQNLPIFGTLISNLPAFPNLVSGLGLGSLGGGFGTLGGLNLGNLGLGNLGNLGGSPVANIPAPIGGGGVGGNPIAQCPITQKLNCRCEPLLSLPIAIKPQTQVRRPQTQTQTPTQINLVQIMKQNSRRNDDGSQELRFIISSGHVIYQKTTTSTSNDTFQQKGFYSLPIQTGRYFTIYYSINDTDYTVRADVTASPPKTIFDEELTGQV; encoded by the exons ATGAAAACCTATCTGAGTTTAATTCTGATACTGATGATGGGAGCCACCACGGTTCTTATCGGAGCCGAGACGATGCCAAAGGTGACCACCACGGCGGCAACCACAACGGAGGGGCCACCGACGACTTCTACGGAAAGTATGGAACGACGGGATAAGCGGCAATTG ACCAACCAAGTGGGGAATGGTGGAACGGGAACTACAGCTGGCACCACATTTCCCATTTTCTTTGATGGCTTAAATGTTGCCACACCGTTGCAGCCATTGCAGCCATTGCAACCGTTGCAACCGCTTCCACCATTGCAAACGCTTCAACCTGTGCAGCCCATCACAGTGGTCACTCCGGTGGCTGCCACTGCGAACACACAGAATCAACAACCGCCGGGttttttgccaaattttaGCCAGAATCTACCAATATTTGGCACTCTGATTAGCAATTTGCCAGCCTTTCCCAATCTGGTAAGCGGTTTGGGATTAGGTTCTTTAGGCGGCGGTTTTGGCACCTTGGGCGGCCTCAATTTGGGCAATCTTGGTTTGGGTAATCTTGGTAATCTTGGCGGCAGCCCAGTGGCCAATATCCCAGCTCCCATTGGTGGCGGCGGCGTCGGCGGCAATCCCATAGCCCAATGTCCCATTACCCAGAAGCTCAATTGTCGTTGCGAGCCATTGTTATCATTGCCAATCGCGATTAAGCCACAGACACAGGTACGCCGGCCGCAGACCCAAACACAAACGCCAACCCAAATTAATCTGGTGCAGATTATGAAACAGAACTCACGCCGCAATGACGATGGCTCACAGGAGTTGCGCTTCATCATCAGCAGTGGACATGTAATCTATCAGAAGACAACAACAAGCACATCGAATGATACATTCCAGCAAAAGGGATTCTATTCATTGCCCATACAAACGGGACGTTATTTCACCATCTATTACAGCATCAATGACACAGACTACACGGTCCGAGCAGATGTCACTGCATCGCCTCCAAAAACCATTTTCGATGAGGAATTAACTGGACaggtttag
- the LOC6641171 gene encoding larval cuticle protein 16/17 yields MAHPWLIILGVLLFTYGLPITTAAPAAAVKETHDTKAHLLDRFNHRYPDGSYEYRFELDDGTARYERGYFALVNEVKTLMVVGYYSYRMTDGGYITVFYNADQFGYRQNQSITPQVYPNLPRSIDVPLGMEPEKQQEQEQVQHLTSPRPSSSRIPTQNPVKVNGQGISSTPRALLVSSHRSRF; encoded by the exons atggcTCATCCTTGGCTGATTATCCTGGGCGTCCTTCTTTTCACCTATGGCCTGCCCATAAcaacagcagcaccagcagcagcagtgaaGGAAACACACGATACCAAAGCACACTTGTTGGATCGCTTCAATCATCGTTATCCGGATGGCAGCTACGAATATCGTTTCGAATTGGACGATGGCACAGCGCGTTATGAACGTGGCTATTTCGCTCTAGTTAATGAAGTTAAGACCCTAATGGTTGTTGGCTATTATTCATATCGCATGACCGATGGCGGTTACATCACAGTCTTCTATAATGCTGATCAATTTGGATATAGACAAAATCAGT CCATCACGCCACAAGTCTATCCCAATTTGCCTCGTTCGATTGATGTGCCATTGGGAATGGAACCAGAGaagcagcaggagcaggagcaggtgCAGCACTTAACTTCACCGAGACCAAGCTCAAGTCGCATTCCCACACAGAATCCAGTCAAAGTCAATGGGCAAGGGATAAGTTCGACGCCGAGGGCATTGCTAGTATCCAGCCATAGGAGCCGATTCTGA